One window of Nicotiana tomentosiformis chromosome 11, ASM39032v3, whole genome shotgun sequence genomic DNA carries:
- the LOC104116140 gene encoding 65-kDa microtubule-associated protein 3 — translation MSTPQNDPLMQTETTCGLLLHELQIIWDEVGECDTERDKMLFEIERECLEVYRRKVDQANRSRAQLRQAIADSEAELAAICSAMGERPVHIKQSDQNKGGLKAELRAIVPALEEMRKRKSDRKNQIIEVTEQIQKIKNEIFRFTSTSMVVDESDLSLRKLEELHTELHALQKEKSERLKQVLDHLGTLNSLCSVLGMDFKHTISEVDPSLGESEEIKNISNDTIHNLAVAIQRLQEVKLQRMQRLQDLTTSMLELWNLMDTPIEEQNIFQNVTRKIAAKEHEITEPDMLSVEFIAHVEGEVSRLEELKASKMKELVLKKRSELEEIYRKTHIVADSDSAMSIAIEAIESGAVNAASVLEQIELQIAQAKEEAFSRKDILDKVEKWIVACEEECWLEEYNRDENRYNAGRGTHLTLKRAEKARALVNKLPAMVEALASKTKAWENERGTLFTYDGIRVLAMLEEYTILREEKELERKRQRDQKKLQGQLMAEQEARYGSKPSPMKNQSAKKGPKLSCGGTPSNKRLSLGGTMQQTCKTELPHSTKATPNTRQAKKSELFHQLDQFNHSKDDGFAERSAGRRGGLGIDEHPSKKHPISALNGSEVETSMMRKPFSPISTTDSSNTNATNILGDVNRKQNETVMKTLLSNHTTPFSTPVKTISTVEEENRTPARAMPIPVPSTPSTVSVPMQTATPGPAVVLPYNSKLAERIPVEEEIEYSFEERRFAFVLQRTH, via the exons ATGTCAACTCCTCAAAATGACCCGCTTATGCAAACGGAAACAACATGTGGGTTGTTGCTGCATGAACTGCAG ATTATATGGGATGAAGTTGGGGAGTGTGATACCGAGAGGGACAAAATGCTATTTGAGATTGAACGAGAATGCTTGGAAGTGTACAGAAGAAAAGTGGATCAAGCGAACAGGAGCAGGGCTCAGTTAAGGCAGGCTATTGCTGATTCAGAAGCAGAGCTTGCTGCTATCTGTTCTGCTATGGGGGAGCGCCCCGTGCACATTAAGCAG TCTGATCAGAACAAAGGAGGTTTGAAGGCAGAACTTAGAGCCATTGTTCCAGCACTGGAGGAGATGCGGAAGAGGAAATCTGACAGAAAGAATCAAATCATTGAAGTTACGGAGCAGATACAGAAGATTAAGAATGAAATCTTTAGGTTTACTTCTACAAGCATGGTAGTGGATGAAAGTGATTTATCATTACGAAAGCTCGAAGAATTGCATACAGAACTGCATGCACTTCAAAAAGAAAAG AGTGAACGCTTGAAGCAGGTTCTGGATCACCTAGGTACTTTGAACTCACTATGCTCGGTTCTTGGCATGGATTTCAAACATACTATCAGTGAGGTGGATCCCAGTCTAGGGGAATCAGAAGAAATTAAGAACATTAGTAATGATACCATACACAATTTAGCAGTTGCAATACAAAGACTACAAGAAGTTAAGTTACAAAGGATGCAGCGG CTACAAGATCTTACTACATCCATGTTGGAACTATGGAATTTGATGGATACACCCATTGAAGAGCAAAATATATTTCAGAATGTCACTCGTAAGATAGCTGCCAAAGAACATGAGATAACAGAGCCTGACATGTTGTCTGTTGAATTCATTGCTCAT GTTGAGGGAGAAGTGTCCCGTTTGGAAGAACTGAAAGCAAGCAAAATGAAGGAGCTTGTTTTGAAGAAGAGGTCAGAACTAGAGGAGATCTACAGAAAAACACATATCGTTGCTGATTCAGACAGTGCAATGAGTATAGCTATTGAGGCTATTGAATCTG GAGCTGTCAATGCTGCTTCTGTCCTTGAGCAAATtgagctccaaatagctcaagcTAAAGAGGAAGCTTTTAGCAGAAAAGACATTCTAGACAAAGTCGAGAAATGGATTGTTGCATGTGAGGAGGAGTGTTGGCTTGAGGAGTATAACAGG GATGAAAATCGTTACAATGCTGGACGAGGCACCCACCTTACTCTGAAGCGTGCTGAGAAAGCTCGTGCTTTGGTTAATAAGCTTCCAG CAATGGTGGAGGCATTGGCATCAAAAACAAAAGCATGGGAGAATGAGAGAGGCACTTTATTCACTTATGATGGT ATTCGTGTTCTCGCTATGCTTGAAGAGTATACCATCTTGCGGGAAGAAAAGGAGCTGGAACGTAAGAGGCAGAGG GACCAGAAGAAACTTCAGGGACAGTTGATGGCAGAACAAGAGGCTCGTTATGGCTCTAAACCGAGCCCTATGAAGAACCAAAGTGCTAAAAAAGGTCCTAAGTTGTCATGTGGTGGTACTCCAAGCAATAAAAGGCTTTCGCTTGGAGGAACAATGCAGCAAACTTGTAAAACCGAACTCCCTCATTCCACTAAAGCTACCCCAAACACACGTCAAGCAAAGAAGTCCGAGCTCTTTCATCAGCTCGACCAATTTAATCATTCTAAGGATGATGGATTTGCAGAAAGATCAGCAG GGAGGAGAGGAGGTTTGGGTATTGATGAACATCCTTCAAAAAAGCACCCCATCAGTGCATTAAATGGTTCAGAAGTAGAGACATCAATGATGCGGAAGCCGTTCTCACCCATTTCTACCACAGATTCTTCGAATACCAATGCAACAAATATATTGGGAGATGTGAACAGAAAACAGAATGAGACGGTAATGAAAACCCTGCTAAGTAACCATACTACACCGTTCTCCACTCCTGTAAAGACAATTTCTACTGTTGAAGAAGAGAACAGAACTCCTGCTAGAGCAATGCCAATTCCTGTGCCTTCTACTCCTTCAACTGTGTCTGTTCCGATGCAGACAGCAACACCAGGTCCAGCTGTTGTTCTACCTTACAATTCGAAGCTAGCTGAAAGGATTCCTGTGGAGGAGGAGATTGAGTATTCCTTTGAGGAGAGGAGGTTTGCATTTGTCCTTCAGAGAACACATTAG